A part of Melittangium boletus DSM 14713 genomic DNA contains:
- the coaA gene encoding type I pantothenate kinase encodes MSVPKHQPASMFVDFEREAWRALRAATPLTLSASEVEGLRGLGEHLDLEEVADVYLPLSRLLNLHVAATQSLWTAQQAFLGGFSQKVPFVIGIAGSVAVGKSTTARILQALLSRWPDHPHVELVTTDGFLYPNRVLDERGLMQRKGFPESYDRRALVRFLAELKSGRAEVSAPVYSHLVYDIVPGEFVPVRRPDILILEGLNVLQTGPLEGGKMPHTFLSDFFDFSIYVDAHEQDIRTWYVDRFLHLWKTAFRDERSFFRRFAELTEEQAIARALSVWAEINGPNLAQNIAPTRSRARLILMKGSDHKVRRVRMRKT; translated from the coding sequence ATGTCCGTTCCCAAGCACCAGCCCGCGTCCATGTTCGTCGACTTCGAGCGCGAGGCGTGGCGTGCCCTGCGCGCCGCGACGCCCCTGACGCTCAGTGCGTCGGAGGTGGAGGGCTTGCGCGGTCTCGGAGAGCACCTGGACCTGGAGGAGGTGGCGGATGTCTACCTGCCCCTGTCCCGGCTGCTCAACCTGCACGTGGCGGCCACGCAGAGCCTGTGGACGGCGCAGCAGGCGTTCCTGGGCGGCTTCTCCCAGAAGGTGCCCTTCGTCATCGGCATCGCGGGCAGCGTGGCGGTGGGCAAGAGCACCACGGCGCGCATCCTCCAGGCCCTGTTGTCGCGCTGGCCGGACCACCCCCACGTGGAGCTCGTCACCACGGACGGGTTCCTGTACCCCAACCGCGTCCTGGACGAGCGCGGCCTCATGCAGCGCAAGGGCTTCCCGGAGAGCTATGACCGGCGCGCCCTGGTGCGCTTCCTCGCCGAGCTCAAGTCCGGCCGCGCCGAGGTGAGCGCCCCCGTCTACTCCCACCTCGTCTACGACATCGTCCCCGGCGAGTTCGTGCCCGTGCGCCGGCCCGACATCCTCATCCTCGAGGGGCTCAACGTGCTCCAGACGGGGCCGCTGGAAGGCGGGAAGATGCCGCACACCTTCCTGTCGGACTTCTTCGACTTCTCCATCTACGTGGACGCGCACGAGCAGGACATCCGCACCTGGTACGTGGATCGCTTCCTCCACCTGTGGAAGACGGCGTTCCGCGACGAGCGCTCCTTCTTCCGGCGCTTCGCCGAGCTCACCGAGGAGCAGGCCATCGCCCGGGCCCTGTCCGTGTGGGCGGAGATCAACGGCCCCAACCTGGCGCAGAACATCGCGCCCACGCGCTCGCGGGCTCGGCTCATCCTCATGAAGGGCTCGGACCACAAGGTGCGCCGCGTGCGCATGCGCAAGACCTGA
- a CDS encoding lanthionine synthetase C family protein has protein sequence MKNNWTTLLEGSLRERALGAVNDIAQALRDSQALDGPTLSGGLAGRALFFAEVERGQPQLGHGGHAERLIHQAALALEEQPLLPWLHAGFAGIAWSIERLNTLGVHSLEDMDEIDEVLLGISSRQPWNGEYDLIRGLVGLGVYALERLPRPMAVQCLEAIVRRLEERSTLAGPGLSWWTPPHHLPAHQRALYTEGYFNLGAAHGVPAVVALLALIARAGVAEQKARELALGGARWMLANVLPNSPGARFPSCVAPGVELKPCRSAWCYGDPGVVLCLAVTAQALGDKELEKAALDLAREAAVRPVELAGVRDAGICHGSAGLGHIYNRLYQVSGDETFKDTATGWFTRTLEMRRPGEGVAGFLFWSSPTGQDKDLGWFADKSLLNGVTGTGLALLAAAQPLSPSWDGMLMASIPA, from the coding sequence ATGAAGAACAACTGGACGACACTGCTGGAGGGCTCTCTGCGGGAGCGGGCGCTCGGAGCCGTGAATGATATCGCACAGGCGCTTCGAGACAGTCAGGCATTGGACGGTCCCACGCTCTCCGGAGGCCTCGCCGGGCGCGCCCTCTTCTTCGCCGAGGTGGAGCGGGGGCAGCCCCAGCTCGGCCACGGCGGCCACGCGGAACGGCTCATCCACCAGGCGGCCCTCGCCCTCGAGGAGCAGCCCCTGCTGCCCTGGCTCCACGCGGGCTTCGCCGGCATCGCCTGGTCCATCGAGCGGCTGAACACGCTCGGCGTCCACTCGCTCGAGGACATGGATGAGATCGACGAGGTACTGCTCGGCATCTCCTCCCGCCAGCCGTGGAATGGCGAGTACGATCTCATCCGGGGACTCGTGGGCCTGGGCGTCTACGCGCTCGAACGTCTGCCGAGGCCCATGGCCGTCCAATGCCTGGAGGCCATCGTGCGGCGGCTGGAGGAGCGCTCCACCCTCGCGGGGCCGGGCCTGTCCTGGTGGACGCCCCCCCACCACCTGCCCGCCCACCAGCGGGCCCTCTACACCGAGGGCTACTTCAACCTGGGCGCCGCGCATGGCGTACCCGCGGTGGTGGCCCTGCTCGCGTTGATCGCCCGCGCGGGCGTGGCCGAGCAGAAGGCGCGGGAGCTCGCCCTGGGCGGAGCACGCTGGATGCTGGCCAACGTGCTGCCCAACAGCCCCGGGGCGCGCTTCCCCTCGTGCGTGGCGCCGGGCGTCGAACTCAAGCCCTGCCGCTCCGCGTGGTGCTACGGCGATCCGGGCGTCGTGCTGTGTCTGGCCGTCACCGCCCAGGCGCTCGGCGACAAGGAATTGGAGAAGGCCGCGCTGGACCTCGCCCGCGAGGCCGCGGTGCGCCCCGTGGAGCTCGCCGGCGTGCGCGACGCGGGCATCTGCCATGGCTCCGCGGGCCTCGGCCACATCTACAACCGCCTCTATCAGGTGTCCGGAGACGAGACCTTCAAGGACACCGCCACCGGGTGGTTCACCCGCACGCTGGAGATGCGCCGCCCCGGCGAGGGCGTGGCGGGCTTCCTCTTCTGGTCCAGCCCTACCGGTCAGGACAAGGACCTGGGCTGGTTCGCCGACAAGAGCCTGCTCAACGGTGTCACCGGCACGGGGCTCGCTCTGCTCGCCGCCGCGCAACCCCTGTCCCCCTCCTGGGACGGAATGCTCATGGCCTCCATCCCCGCCTGA
- a CDS encoding putative bifunctional diguanylate cyclase/phosphodiesterase, which yields MFRRPFHIEPVLRALAGGLTVAAVVPLYAGLEEGREVWRAVPLGCGLLLMLSAFTGVRPLERLLRRLGLRGERELQEQRIRHLTHHDGLTGLPNRARLESWVEQALARARLQRYRVALVFIDLDHFKQINDLHAHRVGDALLREVSQRLRDCLREGDWLARWGGDEFVVILPEVRRDDAPREVGERLRQAVRSLRSPEWPEVRLTASIGVTLQSDESVSAGTLFVQAEQALFFAKAQGRDNVQSHGDMHGTGRAFRDFELASRLDRAIRQKLLGVHYQPVVDARTGAVVGVEALARWRDEKYGQVGPDRFIPLAEQLGLIRELGDLMLEQSLAWFSQLVRGGADLKLSINVSNRQQATADFAGSLLERVRRHGLRPGQVKLEITESIAMEGVASASGLLRTLSEQGFALSIDDFGTGFSSLSQLHVLPVDELKIDRSFVRRLRTREGRAIVKAIVDMAHQLDLVLVAEGVEDAETAEALRELGVEMLQGYYFSRPLAPEECARFLLPERACASGM from the coding sequence ATGTTCCGGCGCCCTTTCCACATCGAGCCCGTGCTTCGCGCTCTCGCCGGAGGACTCACGGTGGCGGCCGTGGTGCCGCTGTACGCCGGGCTGGAGGAGGGGCGGGAGGTGTGGCGGGCCGTGCCGCTCGGGTGCGGCCTGCTGCTGATGCTGTCGGCGTTCACCGGAGTCCGCCCGTTGGAGCGGCTGCTGCGGCGGCTGGGCCTGCGCGGCGAGCGGGAGCTCCAGGAGCAGCGCATCCGCCACCTGACCCACCATGACGGGTTGACGGGCCTGCCCAACCGCGCCCGGCTCGAGTCCTGGGTGGAGCAGGCGCTCGCGCGCGCCCGCCTCCAGCGGTACCGGGTGGCCCTGGTCTTCATCGATCTGGATCACTTCAAGCAGATCAACGATCTGCATGCCCATCGGGTGGGCGACGCGCTGTTGCGCGAGGTGAGCCAGCGGCTGCGCGACTGCCTGCGCGAGGGCGACTGGCTGGCGCGCTGGGGCGGGGACGAATTCGTGGTGATCCTGCCGGAGGTGCGGCGCGACGATGCCCCGCGCGAGGTGGGAGAGCGATTGCGGCAGGCGGTGCGCTCCCTGCGTTCGCCGGAGTGGCCGGAGGTGCGGCTCACGGCCAGCATCGGCGTGACGCTCCAGTCCGATGAGTCGGTCAGCGCGGGAACCTTGTTCGTCCAGGCCGAGCAGGCGCTCTTCTTCGCCAAGGCGCAGGGGCGCGACAACGTCCAGTCCCACGGGGACATGCACGGCACCGGCCGGGCGTTCCGGGACTTCGAGCTGGCGTCACGCCTGGATCGCGCCATCCGCCAGAAGCTGTTGGGCGTGCACTACCAGCCGGTGGTGGATGCCCGGACTGGCGCCGTGGTGGGCGTGGAGGCCCTGGCGCGTTGGCGGGATGAGAAGTACGGCCAGGTGGGCCCGGATCGCTTCATCCCCCTGGCCGAGCAGTTGGGGCTCATCCGTGAGCTGGGTGATTTGATGTTGGAGCAGTCGCTCGCGTGGTTCAGCCAGCTCGTGCGGGGCGGCGCCGATTTGAAGCTGTCCATCAACGTCTCCAACCGGCAGCAGGCGACGGCGGACTTCGCGGGCTCCCTGCTCGAGCGCGTGCGGCGCCATGGTCTGCGGCCCGGGCAGGTGAAGCTGGAGATCACCGAGAGCATCGCGATGGAGGGAGTGGCCTCGGCGAGCGGACTATTGCGGACGCTGTCGGAGCAGGGCTTCGCGCTGTCCATCGACGATTTCGGGACGGGCTTCTCCTCGCTGTCCCAGTTGCATGTGCTGCCGGTGGACGAGTTGAAGATCGATCGCTCCTTCGTGCGGCGCCTGCGCACGCGCGAGGGCCGGGCCATCGTGAAGGCCATCGTGGACATGGCGCACCAGCTGGATCTGGTGCTCGTGGCCGAGGGCGTGGAGGACGCGGAGACGGCGGAGGCGCTGCGGGAGCTGGGCGTGGAGATGCTCCAGGGCTACTACTTCAGCCGGCCGCTCGCTCCCGAGGAATGCGCGCGCTTCCTCCTGCCCGAGCGCGCGTGCGCCAGCGGGATGTGA
- a CDS encoding class I lanthipeptide: MKNTKKLSLHKQTIRNLSDETLDQVNGGNGDSAGIVCVFSILIICGDSVICSVLAGACENDNGSH; this comes from the coding sequence ATGAAGAACACGAAAAAGCTGAGCCTCCACAAGCAGACCATTCGCAATCTGTCCGACGAGACCCTGGATCAGGTGAACGGCGGCAACGGCGACTCCGCGGGTATCGTCTGCGTGTTCTCGATTCTCATCATCTGCGGCGACTCCGTCATCTGCTCGGTGCTCGCGGGCGCCTGCGAAAACGACAACGGCAGCCACTGA
- a CDS encoding peptidase domain-containing ABC transporter produces MSRFPALLRLGLPGLSRRIPFLQQLDANDCGAACLAMVLAYHGKVVRLHEVREVLGTGRDGSNALQLLGGARHYGLRSRGVSLEPEDLGYLPRGSILHWEFRHFVVFERLGRGWVDLVDPSMGRRRVPLGQVRRSFTGVALVLEPGDAFLKEEGQPRPIFRHLKQLLLQSGLLSRILITSALVQLFALGLPVLTGALTDRVVPRGDAELLVVLAVAMASLVGFQFLASMVRSFLLLRLRTEMDARMTFGFVEHLVELPYAFFQRRSPGDLMNRLNSNATIRELLTSGALSGLLDGSLVTLYLMVLFFANGPLALLVVAVGALQVGVFIWSRRRQAELMSRSLEAEAKSQAYQVEFLIGMQNLKAMGGEHRAMDRWSGMFVDVLNISLARGKLSTLTDALMSALRLGAPLVIMCFGAWQVLRGALTLGGMLALNAVAMGFLGPLSNLVSTLMQFQLLGSYFERIHDVLDTPPEQDMGKVRPAHTLSGRICLEKVSFRYGPHSPLVTREVSVDIQPGQMVAIVGRSGAGKSTLANLLLGMYVPTSGRILYDGVDLTELDLRSLRQQVGIVMQSPALFSSSIRSNIALADPSLPMDAIVEAAKLARLHTEILAMPMGYESLLLERGASLSGGQRQRLALARALVRKPAILLLDEATSALDSITEGEVHRALASIRCTRVVIAHRLSTVVNADLILTLEDGALVEAGTHEELLAKGGVYASLVAAQLGGEAAIARRERRAESA; encoded by the coding sequence ATGAGCCGTTTTCCCGCGTTGCTCCGGCTGGGTCTTCCCGGGCTCTCGCGGCGGATACCCTTCCTGCAACAGTTGGATGCCAATGATTGCGGGGCCGCCTGTCTGGCCATGGTGCTCGCGTACCACGGCAAGGTGGTGCGCCTGCACGAGGTCCGTGAGGTGTTGGGCACGGGCCGGGATGGCTCCAATGCCTTGCAACTGCTTGGAGGCGCGCGCCACTACGGGCTGCGCAGCCGGGGCGTGTCCCTGGAGCCGGAGGATCTGGGCTATCTGCCCCGGGGCTCCATCCTCCACTGGGAGTTCCGCCACTTCGTGGTCTTCGAGCGCCTGGGCCGGGGCTGGGTGGACCTGGTGGACCCCTCCATGGGCCGGCGCCGCGTGCCGCTCGGGCAGGTGCGCCGCTCGTTCACGGGCGTGGCCCTGGTGCTCGAGCCCGGGGATGCCTTCCTCAAGGAGGAGGGGCAGCCCCGGCCCATCTTCCGCCATCTCAAGCAGTTGTTGCTCCAGTCCGGACTGCTCTCGCGCATTCTCATCACCTCGGCGCTGGTGCAGCTCTTCGCCCTGGGGTTGCCGGTGCTCACCGGCGCGCTCACGGACCGGGTGGTGCCCCGGGGAGACGCGGAGCTGCTGGTCGTCCTGGCGGTGGCCATGGCCTCACTCGTGGGCTTCCAGTTCCTCGCCTCCATGGTGCGCTCCTTCCTCCTCTTGCGCCTGCGCACGGAGATGGACGCGCGCATGACGTTCGGCTTCGTGGAGCACCTGGTGGAGCTGCCCTATGCCTTCTTCCAGCGGCGCTCTCCGGGCGACTTGATGAACCGCCTCAACAGCAACGCCACCATCCGCGAGCTGCTCACCTCGGGTGCCCTGTCGGGGCTCCTGGATGGCTCGCTGGTGACGCTTTATCTGATGGTGCTCTTCTTCGCGAACGGGCCCCTGGCGCTCCTGGTGGTGGCCGTGGGCGCGCTCCAGGTGGGCGTGTTCATCTGGTCGCGCCGGCGGCAGGCGGAGCTCATGTCCCGGAGCCTGGAGGCCGAGGCGAAGTCCCAGGCCTATCAGGTGGAATTCCTCATCGGCATGCAGAACCTCAAGGCCATGGGCGGCGAGCACCGGGCGATGGATCGCTGGTCGGGCATGTTCGTGGACGTGCTCAACATCTCGCTGGCGCGCGGCAAGCTCAGCACCCTGACGGACGCGCTGATGAGCGCGCTGCGGCTGGGGGCGCCCCTGGTCATCATGTGCTTTGGTGCCTGGCAGGTGCTGCGCGGAGCGCTCACCCTGGGCGGCATGCTCGCGCTCAACGCGGTGGCCATGGGCTTCCTGGGCCCGTTGTCCAACCTGGTCTCCACCCTGATGCAGTTCCAGCTGCTCGGCAGCTACTTCGAGCGCATCCACGACGTGTTGGACACGCCGCCCGAGCAGGACATGGGCAAGGTGCGCCCGGCGCATACGCTCTCGGGGCGCATCTGCCTGGAGAAGGTGTCCTTCCGCTACGGCCCCCATTCGCCCCTGGTGACGCGCGAGGTGTCGGTGGACATCCAGCCCGGACAGATGGTGGCCATCGTGGGCCGCTCGGGCGCGGGCAAGTCCACGCTCGCCAACCTGTTGCTCGGCATGTACGTGCCCACCTCGGGGCGCATCCTCTATGATGGGGTGGACCTGACGGAGCTGGACTTGCGCTCGCTGCGGCAGCAGGTGGGAATCGTCATGCAGAGCCCCGCCTTGTTCAGCTCCAGCATCCGCTCCAACATCGCGCTGGCGGATCCTTCCCTGCCCATGGACGCCATCGTGGAGGCGGCGAAGCTCGCCAGGCTGCACACGGAAATCCTGGCCATGCCCATGGGCTATGAAAGCCTGCTCCTGGAGCGCGGTGCGTCGCTGTCGGGAGGGCAGCGGCAGCGGCTCGCGCTCGCCCGCGCCCTGGTGCGCAAGCCCGCCATCCTGCTCCTGGACGAGGCCACGAGCGCCCTGGACTCCATCACCGAGGGCGAGGTGCACCGGGCCCTGGCCTCCATCCGTTGCACGCGCGTGGTCATCGCCCACCGCCTGAGCACCGTGGTCAACGCGGACCTCATCCTCACGCTGGAGGACGGCGCGCTCGTGGAGGCGGGAACGCATGAGGAATTGCTCGCGAAGGGCGGGGTGTATGCCTCGCTGGTGGCGGCCCAGCTCGGCGGCGAGGCGGCCATCGCCCGCCGCGAGCGGCGAGCGGAGAGCGCCTGA
- a CDS encoding lantibiotic dehydratase, whose product MLPTPSAQTDDQSRDFPFAPSGFFVLRTPLLPFDELDRWGQGLESPRLPPGLELAPALQRDRALLRSRLGSMLQRPEVREALFVASPGFHEHLGTWEKNPESEHGEKLERSLVRYLSRMAARPTPFGLFAGYSVGALGERTRLRTGPRTHYQRHTRLDMDYACLLAESFSRAPELRPHIPHRPSTSLYRANNQLRYAEGRLVARSRTYHLVVLEPTDYLEATLARARDGARPEELARFLVELDSDIGFDDAMGYIGELIDNQILVSDLSPAVTGPEALPELISRLRQLPGTTPFTETLGAVQSCLEHLDRDGVGASSERYLEVARMLSKLPAPVELPRLFQVDLVKPAPEAVLGREVLRELERGVRLMHRIIPAPPPDALEHFRDAFVQRYEGREMPLLEALDEESGIGFMKAQTPGSEASPLLAGLALGGGGGEGRQGFGERAAQLMHKLEHAWRTGSQVIDLSDEDVSHLESRSRAPLPDSFMAMATVVAESEEAMARGRFQLRMHMVAGPSGANTLGRFCLGDKQLHQEVEKHLRAEEALRPEAVYAEIVHLPQGRVGNILARPVLRGYEITYLGHSGAPAEQRIEASDLRVSVQGRRIVLRSERLGREVIPRMTNAHNYGARGLGLYKFLCALSSQNQSGGLQWNWGPLAHARFLPRVTHGRLVLSVARWNFWRDTLEGLGEVTGAQRFAAVQALRAEHRMPRFIALEEGDQLLPADLDNVLSVDTLVQLIKDRSRVSLVEMFPRPEELCAEGPEGRFHHEVVVPYGRTRPVPSAQAPVDRPQIVAASRPEPSARSFLPGSEWLYAKLYTGAATADRLLTEVVTPLVRSALGSGAADGWFFIRYGDPDWHLRLRFHGEPARLQHLSQELMNALRDPHRDRLLWKVQLDTYEREVERYGGPEAMLLCERIFQADSEAALQLLELLPGDEGADARWRLMLVGMDQLLTDLGLNLEARQRLLVALREGFGREFHAERATDHQLAERYRRDRKGIEELLVSRKIRQPLIARGLMVLQRRSERLAPLVSGLHALADTGRLAVPLPELASSLLHMHANRLARSSARAQEFVLYDYLSRHYTSLQARQRKAPKEPAGVILSSAS is encoded by the coding sequence ATGCTCCCCACCCCCAGCGCCCAGACCGACGACCAATCGCGGGACTTCCCCTTCGCCCCCTCGGGCTTCTTCGTGCTCCGCACGCCCCTGCTGCCCTTCGACGAGCTGGACCGATGGGGCCAGGGGCTGGAGTCCCCCCGTCTGCCACCGGGGCTGGAGCTCGCGCCCGCGCTCCAGCGGGATCGCGCCCTCCTGCGCTCGCGCCTGGGCTCGATGCTCCAGCGGCCCGAGGTGCGCGAGGCGCTCTTCGTGGCCTCGCCCGGCTTCCACGAGCACCTGGGGACCTGGGAGAAGAACCCGGAGAGCGAACACGGCGAGAAGCTGGAGCGCAGCCTCGTGCGCTACCTGTCGCGCATGGCGGCCCGGCCCACCCCCTTCGGCCTCTTCGCGGGCTACTCGGTGGGCGCGCTGGGCGAGCGCACCCGGCTGCGCACGGGGCCGCGCACGCACTACCAGCGCCATACCCGCCTGGACATGGACTACGCGTGCCTGCTCGCCGAGTCCTTCTCCCGCGCCCCCGAGCTGCGTCCCCACATCCCCCACCGCCCCAGCACCAGCCTCTACCGCGCCAACAACCAGCTGCGCTACGCCGAGGGCCGGCTGGTGGCGCGCAGCCGCACCTACCACCTCGTCGTGCTCGAGCCGACCGACTACCTGGAGGCGACGCTCGCCCGCGCCCGCGATGGCGCCCGGCCCGAGGAGCTCGCGCGCTTCCTCGTCGAGCTGGACTCCGACATCGGCTTCGACGACGCCATGGGGTACATCGGCGAGCTCATCGACAACCAGATTCTCGTGTCCGACCTGTCGCCCGCGGTGACGGGACCGGAAGCCCTGCCCGAGCTCATCTCCCGGCTGCGCCAGCTCCCGGGCACCACGCCCTTCACGGAAACCCTCGGCGCGGTCCAATCCTGCCTCGAGCACCTGGACCGCGATGGCGTCGGGGCGTCGAGCGAGCGCTACCTGGAAGTGGCCCGGATGCTCTCGAAGCTGCCCGCGCCGGTGGAGCTGCCGCGGCTCTTCCAGGTGGACCTGGTCAAGCCCGCCCCGGAGGCGGTGCTCGGCCGCGAGGTGCTGCGCGAGCTGGAGCGGGGCGTGCGGCTCATGCACCGCATCATCCCCGCGCCGCCACCGGATGCGCTGGAGCACTTCCGGGACGCCTTCGTCCAGCGCTACGAGGGCCGCGAGATGCCCCTGCTGGAGGCCCTGGACGAGGAGTCCGGCATCGGCTTCATGAAGGCACAGACTCCCGGCTCCGAGGCCAGTCCCCTGCTCGCGGGCTTGGCCCTGGGCGGCGGGGGTGGCGAGGGACGCCAGGGCTTCGGCGAACGCGCCGCCCAGTTGATGCACAAGCTGGAGCACGCCTGGCGCACGGGCAGCCAGGTCATCGACCTGAGCGACGAGGATGTGAGCCACCTGGAGTCCCGCTCCCGCGCGCCCCTGCCGGACTCGTTCATGGCCATGGCGACCGTGGTGGCCGAGTCCGAGGAGGCCATGGCCCGGGGCCGCTTCCAGCTGCGCATGCACATGGTGGCGGGTCCCTCGGGGGCCAACACCCTGGGCCGCTTCTGCCTGGGGGACAAGCAGCTCCACCAGGAGGTGGAGAAGCACCTGCGCGCCGAGGAAGCCCTGCGCCCGGAGGCGGTGTACGCGGAGATCGTCCACCTGCCCCAGGGCCGGGTGGGCAACATCCTCGCCCGCCCCGTGCTGCGCGGCTATGAAATCACCTACCTGGGCCACTCCGGCGCGCCCGCCGAGCAGCGCATCGAGGCGTCCGATCTGCGCGTCTCCGTCCAGGGCCGCCGGATCGTGCTGCGCTCGGAGCGGCTGGGGCGCGAGGTCATCCCGCGCATGACCAACGCGCACAACTACGGCGCCCGGGGCCTGGGCCTGTACAAGTTCCTGTGCGCGCTCTCGAGCCAGAACCAGAGCGGCGGCTTGCAGTGGAACTGGGGTCCGCTCGCCCACGCGCGCTTCCTGCCCCGCGTCACCCACGGGCGGCTGGTGCTCTCCGTGGCCCGATGGAACTTCTGGCGCGACACGCTGGAGGGACTCGGCGAGGTGACGGGCGCCCAGCGCTTCGCCGCCGTCCAGGCGCTCCGGGCCGAGCACCGCATGCCCCGCTTCATCGCCCTGGAAGAGGGAGATCAACTCCTCCCCGCGGACCTGGACAACGTGCTGAGCGTGGACACGCTGGTGCAACTCATCAAGGACCGCTCCCGGGTGTCCCTGGTGGAGATGTTCCCCCGGCCGGAGGAGCTGTGCGCGGAAGGACCCGAGGGCCGCTTCCACCACGAGGTGGTGGTGCCCTACGGCCGCACCCGCCCGGTGCCGTCCGCCCAGGCGCCCGTGGACAGGCCCCAGATCGTGGCCGCTTCACGTCCCGAGCCCTCCGCGCGCAGCTTCCTGCCCGGCTCGGAATGGCTGTACGCCAAGCTCTACACCGGGGCCGCCACCGCGGATCGGCTGCTCACCGAGGTGGTGACGCCCCTGGTGCGCTCGGCGCTCGGCTCGGGGGCCGCGGATGGCTGGTTCTTCATCCGCTACGGCGACCCGGACTGGCACCTGCGGCTGCGCTTCCACGGCGAGCCCGCGCGGCTCCAGCACCTGTCCCAGGAGCTGATGAACGCGCTGCGCGACCCCCACCGCGACCGGCTGCTGTGGAAGGTCCAACTGGACACCTACGAGCGCGAGGTGGAGCGCTACGGCGGACCGGAGGCCATGCTCCTGTGCGAGCGCATCTTCCAGGCCGACAGCGAGGCCGCCCTCCAACTGCTGGAGCTCTTGCCCGGGGATGAGGGCGCGGACGCGCGCTGGCGCCTGATGCTCGTCGGCATGGACCAGCTCCTCACGGACCTGGGCCTGAACCTGGAGGCCCGGCAACGGCTGCTCGTGGCGTTGCGCGAGGGCTTCGGCCGGGAGTTCCACGCCGAGCGCGCCACGGACCACCAACTGGCGGAGCGCTACCGCCGCGACCGCAAGGGCATCGAGGAGCTCCTGGTCAGCCGGAAGATCCGCCAGCCCCTCATCGCCCGGGGCTTGATGGTGCTCCAGCGGCGCTCGGAACGGCTCGCGCCCCTCGTCTCCGGACTCCATGCCCTGGCGGACACGGGAAGGCTCGCCGTCCCGCTCCCCGAGCTGGCCAGCAGCCTGCTGCACATGCACGCCAACCGGCTCGCCCGCTCGTCCGCCCGCGCCCAGGAATTCGTCCTCTACGACTACCTCAGCCGCCACTACACCTCGCTCCAGGCCCGCCAACGCAAGGCCCCCAAGGAACCCGCCG